The following coding sequences lie in one Photobacterium sp. CCB-ST2H9 genomic window:
- a CDS encoding alpha/beta hydrolase, which produces MSSKIYFNTAGGLNLRRRATNLITRAYHRMAPSHAVNTARKLLLTPEKIIKQAEQPDGMRIKAIQSTEGSLMTYALGDGPVWLLGHGWSGSASQFFPLMEKIAAAGFTALAFDNPAHGNSEGQYGHLPGFVKGLEAVIDQDVEELAGVVAHSMGCTMVLESKHPKLAGKPMFLIAPVLNYRDNLYRMVDVSGFSLRLFRDVVGEIEQQYQYPIDTVDTFARLSEHQGKVLIVHDVSDRFAQIEQSRDANALNHVELIETEGLGHSRILSSQAVLDAFDVISPSALSWHRISSISLQQFQIER; this is translated from the coding sequence ATGAGCAGCAAAATTTATTTCAATACAGCGGGTGGCCTGAATCTCAGACGCCGCGCAACGAATCTGATCACCCGTGCTTATCACAGAATGGCTCCATCTCATGCTGTAAATACGGCGCGGAAATTGTTACTGACGCCAGAAAAAATAATCAAGCAAGCGGAACAGCCTGACGGGATGCGCATTAAAGCGATTCAAAGCACTGAAGGCAGTCTGATGACTTATGCATTGGGGGATGGCCCGGTGTGGCTGCTGGGGCATGGCTGGTCAGGTTCAGCCAGTCAGTTTTTCCCGCTGATGGAAAAAATTGCAGCGGCGGGGTTTACCGCACTGGCGTTTGATAATCCCGCTCATGGGAACAGTGAAGGGCAGTATGGCCACTTACCGGGATTCGTAAAGGGGCTGGAAGCTGTGATTGATCAGGATGTGGAAGAGCTGGCAGGCGTCGTGGCTCACAGCATGGGCTGTACTATGGTCCTGGAAAGTAAGCATCCGAAGCTGGCTGGAAAACCGATGTTTTTGATTGCCCCGGTACTGAACTACAGGGACAACCTTTATCGGATGGTTGATGTGTCCGGTTTTTCGCTTCGTTTATTCCGGGATGTGGTCGGGGAAATCGAGCAGCAATATCAGTATCCGATTGATACAGTCGACACTTTTGCCCGGTTGTCTGAACATCAGGGGAAGGTTCTGATCGTACATGACGTTTCAGATCGGTTTGCACAGATTGAGCAATCCCGGGATGCGAATGCCCTGAACCATGTCGAATTGATAGAAACCGAAGGGTTAGGGCATAGTCGGATCCTGAGCAGTCAGGCGGTCCTGGATGCATTTGATGTCATCAGTCCGTCCGCATTATCATGGCACCGGATCAGCTCGATTTCGCTGCAACAGTTTCAGATTGAGCGGTAA
- a CDS encoding 1-acylglycerol-3-phosphate O-acyltransferase, which yields MLAFIRLLLATVFIVFTCLFALIYCLFSPRDPKHVYFFSQWFKVLRKIVNVQIIERGEEKVTGIGKAVYISNHQTVFDFVTSPGMVRPRTVSIGKKSLLWIPFFGPLYWITGNILIDRENKAKARDTIKQVVTAIHERNLSVWMYPEGTRSKGRGLLPFKTGAFRMAIEAGVPIVPMVVSSTYNKIDLSNRDNGTVIAEYLDPIDTSAMTVQDARALADHCHEMMLNHIAKLDAEVAALTAQSETVAAKSS from the coding sequence GTGCTCGCTTTTATCCGCCTCTTACTGGCTACCGTTTTTATTGTGTTCACCTGTCTGTTCGCTTTGATTTACTGTTTGTTCAGTCCGCGCGATCCGAAACATGTCTATTTTTTCAGCCAATGGTTTAAAGTGCTGAGAAAAATTGTCAACGTGCAGATTATTGAGCGCGGTGAGGAAAAAGTTACCGGGATCGGCAAAGCCGTCTACATCTCAAACCACCAGACCGTTTTTGATTTCGTCACCTCCCCCGGAATGGTTCGGCCCAGAACAGTTTCCATCGGCAAGAAAAGCCTGCTTTGGATCCCTTTTTTCGGTCCGCTTTACTGGATTACCGGTAATATCCTGATTGACAGGGAAAACAAAGCCAAAGCCCGAGACACCATCAAACAGGTTGTCACTGCTATTCACGAGCGAAATCTGTCGGTCTGGATGTATCCGGAAGGCACCCGAAGTAAAGGACGAGGTCTGCTGCCCTTTAAAACTGGTGCATTCAGAATGGCCATTGAGGCAGGTGTACCCATTGTGCCTATGGTGGTCAGCAGCACTTACAACAAGATTGATCTCAGCAACCGGGACAACGGGACCGTGATTGCTGAGTATCTTGACCCGATTGACACTTCAGCAATGACCGTCCAGGACGCCAGAGCACTGGCTGACCACTGCCATGAAATGATGCTGAATCATATTGCTAAACTGGATGCAGAAGTTGCTGCACTTACCGCTCAATCTGAAACTGTTGCAGCGAAATCGAGCTGA
- a CDS encoding NlpC/P60 family protein, protein MSASGQGFVHNHSFVVLFCAEVEMVTTKLISFFCLRQKLLKMFALVAILILTGCSSKPDINDEAAEKTLTAKTPTHVPVSLAIQPPAPSFQTVYQSWKGTPYRLGGTTRSGIDCSAFVQLTYSEVYQQMLPRTTSEQSRLGKPVPLSLAKKGDLIFFRTGRTMRHVGIYMGNNEFLHASTSQGVVVSSMDAPYWQRAFWQVRRLQ, encoded by the coding sequence ATGAGTGCATCAGGACAGGGCTTCGTGCATAATCACTCCTTTGTGGTACTTTTTTGCGCTGAGGTTGAAATGGTCACGACGAAGCTGATTTCATTCTTCTGCTTACGACAGAAATTGCTGAAAATGTTTGCCCTTGTCGCAATTCTTATCCTGACGGGCTGTAGCAGTAAGCCTGATATAAACGACGAAGCCGCAGAAAAAACGCTGACTGCAAAGACGCCAACTCATGTTCCAGTAAGTCTTGCCATACAACCACCTGCACCCAGTTTTCAGACTGTATACCAAAGCTGGAAAGGGACTCCATACCGGTTGGGCGGAACCACCCGAAGCGGCATTGACTGTTCTGCATTCGTGCAACTGACTTATTCGGAGGTATATCAGCAAATGTTGCCCCGAACGACGTCGGAGCAATCCCGTTTAGGGAAGCCGGTGCCATTATCTCTGGCGAAAAAAGGTGATCTGATCTTTTTTCGGACGGGCCGAACTATGCGTCATGTTGGGATTTACATGGGAAACAATGAGTTCCTGCATGCTTCTACGTCACAGGGGGTTGTTGTTTCCAGCATGGATGCCCCCTATTGGCAGCGGGCATTTTGGCAAGTACGCCGGTTACAGTGA
- a CDS encoding aminoacyl-tRNA deacylase, producing the protein MAMAMTVGQFLNSHNVDFSLTHHRHTDTSFSSAISAHVPTSQVAKAVLLKDQQGDHLMAVVPSNRRVMIDKINRIMGKQYFLVGEHELSKIFQDCEPGAVPSLGQAYQINMLVDDLLLEQDELYIESGDHENLIHLNNKQFHKVMRDIPHRNISGYRMLFTQEHDGRHWEWE; encoded by the coding sequence ATGGCGATGGCAATGACAGTCGGGCAATTCCTCAACAGCCATAATGTGGACTTCAGCCTGACACATCACAGACATACTGATACGTCTTTCAGCTCTGCAATCTCTGCACATGTGCCCACATCTCAAGTGGCAAAAGCGGTCTTACTGAAAGATCAGCAGGGAGACCATCTGATGGCGGTTGTCCCCTCAAACCGGCGGGTGATGATTGATAAAATCAACCGGATTATGGGCAAACAGTATTTTCTGGTGGGTGAGCATGAATTGTCCAAGATCTTCCAGGACTGTGAGCCGGGTGCGGTTCCTTCGCTGGGACAGGCATATCAGATCAATATGCTGGTGGATGATTTGCTGCTTGAACAAGATGAACTGTATATCGAATCAGGGGACCATGAAAACCTGATCCATCTGAACAACAAGCAGTTCCACAAAGTGATGCGGGATATTCCACACCGCAATATTTCAGGCTACCGGATGCTGTTTACACAGGAACATGACGGACGTCACTGGGAATGGGAATAG
- a CDS encoding flavohemoglobin expression-modulating QEGLA motif protein, with translation MRQLAEHEVLALIQQNIPFEAQLADGSLTIRISEYQPFVATAIHHGSRMRPELVAKCHLSAQERYFEEDPYTGEFVASMPIVLQGEDSRYEYDLNRDPKSCIYSQAWGKDVWHAPLTDAERFASLAKHSCYYRIFHALITALEHKFGYCVVYDVHSYNYERITTPCPTFNLGTAQVDRKEWQSEIKDLLTRLGQVNLPNLAVTAGENLVFQGMGYQATFVRDHFSRTLILPIEIKKVYMNENGGESYPLVIEQLKTELKSTLTGHAAYVIESRMKQPSTRRRQKAHVLDSKLPKEVVQLDRQLYRFARGLNTLSYINPINLKQEKRRFLHNRDAYQPKFTYRQLDLDPYKFREQLYRLPVEDIRDAGIQAMYRKVIDQLAVRIDLLTSLGHEEFLYNSLRYYGRPDESDIANARFILHAREYAERETATISADEAIDAFNLAAEDYGFSCKIQGTTKLIARAMVSGRTVKVNLNSRFTPADLYALIHHEMGVHMVTSVNAEAQPLKVLQLGLPGNTHTQEGLAILCEHLSGNFPLHRLKTLALRVVAVDMMVNKRSFNETFSTLKFDYGLSDDTAFTITTRAYRGGGFTKDFLYLRGLKDALRLHRETDLTSLFIGKTGFEFKPLLDELIEREILLPPQYMPKALSMNTETDPIINFMLNCID, from the coding sequence ATGCGGCAACTAGCTGAGCATGAAGTGCTGGCACTAATCCAGCAAAATATACCTTTTGAAGCTCAGCTGGCTGATGGCAGTCTGACCATCCGTATTTCTGAGTACCAGCCGTTTGTGGCAACAGCCATTCATCACGGCAGCAGAATGCGTCCTGAACTGGTGGCCAAGTGCCACCTTTCTGCACAGGAAAGATATTTCGAAGAAGATCCTTATACAGGTGAGTTTGTCGCATCCATGCCGATTGTGCTGCAGGGCGAAGATTCCCGCTATGAATACGATCTTAATCGCGATCCGAAAAGCTGCATCTACTCTCAGGCTTGGGGCAAAGATGTCTGGCACGCTCCGCTGACCGATGCAGAAAGGTTCGCATCCCTTGCAAAGCACAGTTGCTACTACCGGATTTTTCATGCGCTGATCACGGCTCTGGAGCATAAGTTCGGCTACTGTGTCGTCTATGACGTACACTCATATAATTACGAACGCATTACCACACCGTGCCCTACCTTTAACCTGGGTACGGCGCAGGTTGATCGTAAAGAGTGGCAGTCAGAAATTAAGGATTTACTGACGCGTCTGGGTCAGGTGAACCTGCCCAACCTGGCAGTGACTGCCGGTGAAAATCTGGTCTTCCAGGGGATGGGATATCAGGCCACCTTTGTCCGTGATCATTTCTCCCGCACCCTGATCTTACCGATTGAGATTAAGAAGGTGTATATGAATGAGAATGGTGGTGAAAGTTACCCTCTGGTCATAGAGCAACTCAAAACCGAGCTGAAAAGCACTCTGACAGGCCATGCGGCTTATGTGATTGAATCACGTATGAAGCAGCCTTCAACGCGCCGACGTCAGAAAGCGCACGTACTGGACTCTAAACTGCCAAAGGAAGTTGTGCAGCTTGATCGCCAGTTATACCGGTTTGCCCGTGGCCTGAATACCCTCAGCTATATCAACCCGATCAACCTGAAGCAGGAAAAAAGACGCTTCCTGCATAATCGTGATGCGTACCAGCCTAAGTTTACGTACCGGCAGTTGGATCTGGATCCGTATAAATTCCGTGAGCAGCTCTATCGTTTGCCTGTGGAAGACATTCGTGACGCAGGTATTCAGGCTATGTACCGCAAGGTGATTGACCAGTTGGCTGTTCGTATCGACCTGCTGACCAGTCTGGGCCATGAAGAGTTTCTTTATAACTCATTGCGTTACTACGGTCGCCCGGATGAAAGCGACATCGCCAATGCCCGGTTCATCCTGCATGCCCGTGAATACGCAGAGCGTGAAACAGCTACAATCAGCGCAGATGAGGCGATTGATGCCTTCAACCTGGCTGCTGAGGACTACGGTTTCAGCTGTAAAATCCAGGGCACAACCAAACTGATCGCCCGCGCGATGGTCAGCGGACGCACAGTGAAGGTGAACCTGAACAGCCGCTTCACTCCTGCAGACCTGTATGCCCTGATTCACCACGAAATGGGTGTGCACATGGTCACCAGCGTGAATGCCGAAGCCCAACCCCTGAAAGTGCTGCAGCTGGGCCTGCCCGGCAACACGCATACGCAGGAGGGTCTGGCAATTTTGTGTGAGCACCTGTCAGGGAACTTCCCGCTCCACCGGCTGAAAACCCTGGCGCTTCGTGTCGTAGCCGTGGATATGATGGTGAATAAGCGCAGCTTCAATGAAACCTTCAGCACCCTGAAATTCGACTACGGTTTGTCTGACGATACGGCGTTTACGATTACCACCCGTGCTTACCGGGGCGGTGGCTTCACAAAAGACTTCCTCTATCTGCGAGGTCTGAAAGATGCGCTCCGCTTACACAGAGAAACCGATCTGACTTCACTGTTTATCGGGAAAACCGGCTTTGAATTCAAACCGTTGTTAGACGAGCTGATTGAACGTGAGATACTGTTACCCCCACAGTACATGCCTAAGGCCCTGTCGATGAACACAGAGACGGACCCGATTATTAATTTCATGCTGAATTGCATTGATTAA